From one Brachypodium distachyon strain Bd21 chromosome 4, Brachypodium_distachyon_v3.0, whole genome shotgun sequence genomic stretch:
- the LOC100845137 gene encoding transcription factor bHLH139, whose amino-acid sequence MEAGGLISEAGWTMFDFPSQGEESEIMSQLLGAFPSHLEEGHQDLPWYQASDPSYYDCNLNTSSESNASSLAVPSECMGYYLGDSSESLDLSSCIAPNDLNLVQEQDATEFLNMTPNLSLDLRGNGESSCEDLTSVGPTNKRKHSSAEEGIDCQARGQKFARKAEPKRTKKTKQSGWEVAVATRNGSTASCCTSDDDSNASQESADTGVCPKGKARAARGASTDPQSLYARKRRERINERLKTLQTLVPNGTKVDMSTMLEEAVHYVKFLQLQIKVLSSDDMWMYAPLAYNGMNIGLDLNM is encoded by the exons ATGGAGGCTGGAGGGCTGATTTCTGAGGCTGGCTGGACCATGTTTGACTTCCCGTCGCAAGGCGAGGAATCAGAGATCATGTCGCAGCTGCTAGGCGCCTTCCCCTCCCATCTTGAGGAAGGCCATCAGGATCTGCCTTGGTACCAGGCTTCTGACCCATCCTACTATGACTGTAATCTTAATACAAGTAGTGAAAGCAATGCTAGTAGTCTTGCTGTTCCATCCGAGTGTATGGGCTACTATTTGGGTGATTCAAGTGAGTCCCTGGACCTGAGCTCCTGCATTGCACCAAATGACCTGAACTTGGTCCAGGAGCAAGATGCAACTGAGTTTCTGAATATGACACCAAATCTTTCCCTTGATTTACGTGGGAATGGTGAGTCGAGCTGCGAGGATCTCACTTCGGTCGGTCCTACTAACAAGCGAAAGCACTCCTCGGCAGAAGAAGGAATCGACTGCCAAGCAAGA GGCCAGAAATTCGCCAGAAAGGCTGAACCGAAGCGAACAAAGAAGACCAAGCAAAGCGGATGGGAGGTTGCTGTTGCCACCAGGAATGGAAGCACAGCGAGCTGCTGCACCTCTGATGATGACTCAAACGCTTCTCAAGAATCTGCAGATACCGGTGTTTGTCCGAAAGGCAAGGCTCGGGCTGCCCGTGGCGCATCAACTGATCCCCAGAGCCTCTATGCAAGG AAAAGGAGGGAAAGGATCAATGAGAGACTGAAGACACTGCAGACCCTTGTGCCCAATGGAACCAAA GTAGATATGAGCACCATGCTTGAGGAGGCAGTCCACTACGTGAAGTTCCTGCAGCTTCAGATCAAG GTCTTGAGCTCTGATGATATGTGGATGTATGCGCCGCTAGCATACAACGGGATGAACATTGGGCTTGATCTGAACATGTAG
- the LOC100845443 gene encoding putative FBD-associated F-box protein At3g50710 gives LLSLPEAPKQTLAVPGAVELGPCRYTPERWRTASAAPSTEGREYAGVDRISDLPDGILGDIVSLLPTAEGARTQILKRRWRHIWRCSAPLNLDCCTLVARGGGREAEDELVGLIPSILSSHQGTGRRFHVPSSRHSDRAATIEAWLQSAALDNLQELDLWCTHTYLYDYVPLPPAVFRFSATVRVVTIANCNLRDSAVQGLQFPQLKQLGFKDIIIMEDSLHHMIAACPDLECLMIERSLGFACVRINSLSLRSIGVSTDHPHPHELQFVELVIDNAPCLKRLLHLEMCYHLDMHITVISAPKLETLSCCSSVSRSSTKLSFGSAAIQGLHIDSLTTVVRTVQILAVEMHSLCLDTIIDFMKCFPCLQKLYIKSFVSGNNWWQRKHRNVIKSLDIRLKTIALESYGGNQSDINFVTFFVLNARVLELMTFDVCSEHYTVEFLAEQYRKLQLDKRASRAARFHFTSNRCVRGIPYIGRAGDLDLTDPFRF, from the exons CTACTCTCCTTGCCTGAGGCCCCGAAGCAAACCCTAGCTGTGCCTGGGGCGGTGGAACTAGGACCTTGCAGATATACTCCGGAGAGGTGGAGGACAGCGTCCGCGGCGCCCTCAACCGAAGGGCGTGAATACGCCGGCGTCGACCGCATCAGCGACCTCCCCGACGGCATCCTCGGCGACATCGTCTCGTTGCTCCCCACCGCCGAAGGAGCCCGCACCCAGATCCTCAAGCGCAGGTGGCGCCACATCTGGCGCTGCTCCGCCCCTCTCAACCTCGATTGCTGTACCTTGGTcgcccgtggcggcggccgtgagGCTGAAGATGAACTCGTCGGTCTCATACCGTCCATCCTTTCTTCTCACCAAGGCACCGGCCGCCGCTTCCACGTCCCCTCGTCGCGCCACTCTGACCGAGCTGCTACCATTGAAGCCTGGCTCCAATCTGCTGCCCTCGACAATCTCCAGGAGCTCGATTTATGGTGCACCCACACCTATCTTTACGACTATGTTCCGCTGCCACCCGCCGTCTTTCGCTTCTCCGCCACCGTCCGTGTTGTCACCATCGCAAATTGTAACCTCCGTGACAGCGCCGTCCAAGGCCTTCAATTCCCACAACTTAAACAGCTCGGATTCAAAGATATCATCATCATGGAGGATTCGCTGCACCACATGATTGCTGCGTGTCCAGATCTCGAGTGCTTGATGATTGAAAGGAGCTTAGGTTTTGCTTGCGTCCGGATCAATTCCCTTAGTCTTAGAAGCATCGGTGTGAGCACTGACCACCCTCACCCACATGAGCTCCAGTTTGTGGAACTCGTCATTGATAATGCACCTTGTCTTAAGAGATTGCTCCATCTTGAAATGTGTTATCACCTTGACATGCATATAACAGTAATCTCCGCGCCTAAACTGGAGACCTTGAGCTGCTGTTCTTCTGTGAGTCGCTCCTCCACCAAACTCTCGTTTGGCTCCGCGGCCATTCAG GGATTGCACATTGATAGCCTAACAACAGTGGTGCGCACTGTCCAAATTTTAGCTGTAGAGATGCATTCTCTTTGTCTAGACACAATTATTGACTTCATGAAATGCTTTCCATGTCTGCAGAAGTTGTACATTAAG TCATTTGTAAGTGGAAACAATTGGTGGCAACGTAAACACCGGAACGTTATCAAATCCCTTGACATCCGTCTCAAGACAATAGCGTTGGAAAGTTATGGGGGCAATCAGTCTGACATCAACTTTGTCACATTCTTTGTCTTGAACGCGAGAGTGCTAGAGTTGATGACATTTGACGTTTGTTCTGAGCATTACACTGTGGAGTTCTTGGCAGAGCAATATAGGAAGCTTCAGCTAGATAAGAGGGCTTCAAGAGCCGCTCGGTTCCATTTTACAAGTAACCGATGTGTCCGTGGTATTCCGTATATCGGACGTGCCGGTGATTTGGATTTAACAGATCCATTCAGATTTTGA